The Rosa rugosa chromosome 1, drRosRugo1.1, whole genome shotgun sequence genomic sequence TTGTACATTAAAAATTTTGAACTAGAGGATATATGCCTTCCAGAATTCCCAGATACCAAAAAGGctgatttgaagtcttcaagaAAAACCTTGCCAAACCCTAGACCTGTGAAACCTAGTCAGGGGGCAGAAGGGTCCATTCATTTAGCTTCTCCAACACCACCAAAGAGCCCTTTGGCTTCGTTGTCTTTATTGAGTAAGAGAAGTTTAGTGTCAATTCCATCAAATGATCCATTTTCAGCTTTTGATATTGATCAGTTTCCGGTGACAAATCCTTCTTCAGTTGAGAATAGAAACAAACAATCTGATCGGATTGACATTGCAGAGCAGAAAATGATTTCTGATACGTTGATGTCACCtttaattaaacaaagtgaCAAGATTGAAGGTGCCAAGACAGGTTCATGTGAGGTGACTGTTAAGGAATTCACTAATGCAGTGAAAAGGTCTAAGAGGAACAGTTTAAGTAAACTTGGTGTTGGTTATGATGTTGACATGGAGGAGGAGATTGGAGGCAGTAAGGTTACGAGTGAGACATTAAGTATGCCTGAGGATGATACAGATACTTGGGCAAATGGTGTTGATAATAGCGACAAGGTCTACTCACCTTTTGGCCTTTTcaccttatttatttattttttagttttagttttagtttttgttttgggcATTGTAAATGGTTGCTGATGTTGTAATGCATTGACCAGATACAGGTGGAAGACAAGCTGCAGGAACCAGGTCCTGAAGTTAATGTGGCAGACTCAACTTTGGAAAAGCTTAAGGGCGCTCACAGTCAAGTTGCTGATGATGTGATTGATAGTGATGAGATACAAGAGGAAGACAAAGTGCAGGAAGCAATGCCTGAACATAATGTGGTAGACTTAACTTTGAAAAAGTTGAACCGAGCTCAGAGTCCAGTTGCTGATATTGTGATGAATTATGATGTGGTACAGGAGCAAGACAAACTGCAGGATGCAGTGGCATGTGCAGAGCATGGATTTGATGCGGAAGACTCAACAGTGGAAGACTTGAACGATGCTCCAAGTCAATTAGGTATGATCTGCTTGTGCTACACGAGAGATACTTGCATGGTGCAATCACCTAAAGAACTCATATCTGCTTCATGTGCATTTCATGCAACTAAACTGTGCAATGTTTTTAATACCTACTGCTCCGACCAAATTGACCAAACCCTACGGTTCTGATCTTTTTCTGGTTGAGTCTCAGTTAAAATATGTCCGCAGTAGGTGCaggaaagaataaaaaaaatgtgtttGACAAACTGAACCTTGTTATCAATTCATATTCTAGAGCAAGTAGCCCCAGATCCCACCCGTTAAAGTGAGTCAAGGTTGTTAAGACCTACTTAAACTGTGTCATTGTAGAAACATTTATGCCTATATGGCATATTATAGACTGTAAATTTCTCCTATCATATCATACTTGTGACATTATATGGCAACACTTACTTGAAATCATTTCACACATCTGCGAAAGAGTGTTGGGGTGGTAAGACACTTGAACAGCCCTTCTTGTGTGGGCCCATGGGGGTATTGTTCTAGAGAGGTCTTGTGTTCGACTGTCACCAATAGCGGTGGCGAGGCACGCCTTAGCTCGGGGTTTGAAAGACCCTTGTGTGTTGTCCACGCTGGGGGGCATTCCAGCAGCTTCTTGCGGGATGTCATCCTCTCCACTCTGAGTGTTTtgcattaaaaaataaaaataaataaatcctgTTATACAAGTCCCTTTAGCCTTTAACTAAATTCAATTCTTCTTTTTCATCCATTGATGTTCTTTAGATATCTTCTGTACTAATTGCCTCTGTTTGCCATTTCTTAACTCTCCAGCAGATCAATTACACTCAGCTCCAGTTGAGGAGCAATCAAGGGATAGTTTCTCCAGAAACCCTGACTTTGGTCTAGAGAAGCAGAATGAGGTTAATAATTTGCAGGCTATTTTCATTTGCTACTCTTTCATATTATTTGTTGATTGTCTCGATCTTTTAGTGCCTGTTGGCACACTTCTAGCATTTGCAGTAGACTCATCATCTGTTGTGTTTCCTCTAATAATGGTTTTTGTTAGTACTCTGTCTCTAACTTTAGCAATTGCTGAGAAGCAATAGTGTCCTTACATTTAAGTAGCCCATTTATATAACTTTCTGGTGTGTCCATCTACTTGGCTCATACTTATGCTGGTTCCTAAGGTTACAACTAAGTTTACTTTCATTATATTTGGGAGACAGATGATGCAAAAGCATATGGGAGTTTCATTAAACAAACCTATTGAAGCAAACTCACGTCCACGCAGaaagcagaagaaaaaagaagtttCTAAGAGGCAAAGTCTAGCAGGTTTGTACTCCTGCAAAACTGACCTTCTATTCATATAACCACTTCTCCTGAATCTCTTCATGTTTCACTATAAGTATTAATACTTCATTTTCTGTTGTTTTCATAGGTCATGGTACCTCAATGAAATCTGGGGTAAGGCGAAGCACCAGGATCAGGACAAGACCTTTGGAGTATTGGAAAGGGGAACGACTATTATTTGGACGCATACATAATAGTGAGTACCTTGTGTTGATCTTTGTAAATTAGGAATTCCTTTTCTTAGTCATGATGTACTATCACACTTGTCGACTATGCTTGGGAAGTTTAAATATTTATAtattgaaaatgagaaatgttTAAACGTCCCATGTTCCTTGAAGTAAGATATGAATCATTGTTATAGACACTCGCACACCTTTTGTTCTATTTCTACCTTACTAGCCCTCTTGCATGTATCTCCGGTTTGCTTTTGTCCTTTCTACTTTCTTTAAGAATACATGGGTGAAACAAGTTAATCGTGTTGGATTTCTTGCAGGTCTGCCGACGGTAATTGGGATGAAGTACGCCTCTCCAGGAAAGGGTGAGGGAAAAGCTTCTCTGAAGGTGAAGTCGTTTGTCTCTGATAAACACAAAGTGCTTGTTGACCTAGTTTCGTTACATTGAGATGACTGCCATTGAAAAATATGAGACATGGGTAcgaaaaccctttttttttttctttcttttacctGGTTCCGTCCCTAGGAACATTCTCTGTTTTAAACAGTGGAAGGGCTTGTATTCTGAGTCGCAATTAATTGTAGCCACTATGTTAGTGTAACCTTGCCTCTGTTGTAATATTTTGGTTCTATAATGATAAATATATGAAGACGATTCTCTTAGTTGCTGTCTCCGGAAGATCATTTTTTCCCCTCTATCTGTGCTTCTCATAGACTCTAGTTCCATAGAATTTTGTTATCAAACAGCAATCTTTTAAATTCATAGGTAATTAAAAGAGATCCGCCGATGGCAATGGTCAAAATTGTGTTTACGTTTTGTAGCGATGGGTAGGGTATCTACGAATGCAATTATTCATGTGCTTACAAATCTTTGATTTATGATTCCCACGGCGTTGCTACTTCTGCTTCACATGTGTACAGGTTGACCTCTTCCTGTATCAGCATGGAAGTGGAAGTTTCCACCCTAAATGAATTCAGAATATTTTTCATCAATTCTACAAGCCAAAATGTGCTTTTGTTCCTTCACATGTATTGCGCTATTAATTTCGGAGAATTTGTTCTTACAACATTGTCTCCATTCTATTTGCCTTCAAATTCAAGCAGCTACATATTCCTGAGTTTCCAGAAACAACCCCTCTATAAACTCATGGAAGAAAGCTTCCATTTTCAGAAAGTTAAAGTCACCCTTGGCATTTCTTTTCCCATTGCCTTTTAGTTTTTTGGTCCCATTCCCATTGCTTTTAGCtacttcaatttcttctttgtCGGGCTCAAGTTGTGAATGAGGCAGAATAATGTGGATCAATTAGGAGTCAATATTTCAATGACTCGATGTTGAGCTAAGCGCTGACGCCTAcattttcatatatatcttcACATTATAAATCTTACTCGCGACTGCCAAAttgattgacctcaatgttgagcTAGTACCCTTTTTGACCCTCAAATTGATGATTCTCGATTCTGCTACAGATCAATGATGCATCCCCTGGTGTGTTTTGAAAtttgtaatatttttctttctctttgggCAATTTGATATTTCTAATTAGATATGCTATTTTGGGGGGTCATATATAATAATAAGAGCCAAAATATATCGTTAAGCAAAAGTTTTTATACGAAGTCTAAGGACAAGTTTTTCAACAATTGAGATGCATTGTGCCTCCATTTTTCTACAGACAATAAGAAGTCACCTTTTTTTACAATTAGTTGACTATTCTATTAATCTTGGCATCTCTAACAATAAAAGTGATTTTCTTAGCTAAATTGTCTAGAAGTTAAATGCAATTAGCCAATTTTTGACTTTTACTCTTTAACAGTACAAGCTGTTTGTAAGTTAAACTGAAAAAACAAGCCTAAAAGCTATTTTAGCCTACAATTTATGAAAACCCAACAAAATTACTTAAAATTTAGGTAAACCTATATGTAAGATTAATT encodes the following:
- the LOC133725174 gene encoding centromere protein C isoform X6, which encodes MSRSSDPVDPLLGFTLFPKAKFSSDPSKPYDFDHDLQAINLHLKSTTASLSGLKDQAKNILSGSSAIPQSDMSQALKHLNRVVPANDVDNHRERRPALGLKRARFSLKPNSSQPDITLGPTFDSKKYKDPDEYFTFYERNENAKRELEKQMGGAVFDGDMQNPSPITRARRPGIPRRSVKYKHRISSLYNEIVENAISTQETFETSILSPLNHNSQTESHEKVALAEMDLAGSKVKEDNKWNNDILDGLLSQPTEDLEGDGAFRLLKESLYIKNFELEDICLPEFPDTKKADLKSSRKTLPNPRPVKPSQGAEGSIHLASPTPPKSPLASLSLLIENRNKQSDRIDIAEQKMISDTLMSPLIKQSDKIEGAKTGSCEVTVKEFTNAVKRSKRNSLSKLGVGYDVDMEEEIGGSKVTSETLSMPEDDTDTWANGVDNSDKIQVEDKLQEPGPEVNVADSTLEKLKGAHSQVADDVIDSDEIQEEDKVQEAMPEHNVEQDKLQDAVACAEHGFDAEDSTVEDLNDAPSQLADQLHSAPVEEQSRDSFSRNPDFGLEKQNEMMQKHMGVSLNKPIEANSRPRRKQKKKEVSKRQSLAGHGTSMKSGVRRSTRIRTRPLEYWKGERLLFGRIHNSLPTVIGMKYASPGKGEGKASLKVKSFVSDKHKVLVDLVSLH
- the LOC133725174 gene encoding centromere protein C isoform X2, with the translated sequence MSRSSDPVDPLLGFTLFPKAKFSSDPSKPYDFDHDLQAINLHLKSTTASLSGLKDQAKNILSGSSAIPQSDMSQALKHLNRVVPANDVDNHRERRPALGLKRARFSLKPNSSQPDITLGPTFDSKKYKDPDEYFTFYERNENAKRELEKQMGGAVFDGDMQNPSPITRARRPGIPRRSVKYKHRISSLYNEIVENAISTQETFETSILSPLNHNSQTESHEKVALAEMDLAGSKVKEDNKWNNDILDGLLSQPTEDLEGDGAFRLLKESLYIKNFELEDICLPEFPDTKKADLKSSRKTLPNPRPVKPSQGAEGSIHLASPTPPKSPLASLSLLSKRSLVSIPSNDPFSAFDIDQFPVTNPSSVENRNKQSDRIDIAEQKMISDTLMSPLIKQSDKIEGAKTGSCEVTVKEFTNAVKRSKRNSLSKLGVGYDVDMEEEIGGSKVTSETLSMPEDDTDTWANGVDNSDKIQVEDKLQEPGPEVNVADSTLEKLKGAHSQVADDVIDSDEIQEEDKVQEAMPEHNEQDKLQDAVACAEHGFDAEDSTVEDLNDAPSQLADQLHSAPVEEQSRDSFSRNPDFGLEKQNEMMQKHMGVSLNKPIEANSRPRRKQKKKEVSKRQSLAGHGTSMKSGVRRSTRIRTRPLEYWKGERLLFGRIHNSLPTVIGMKYASPGKGEGKASLKVKSFVSDKHKVLVDLVSLH
- the LOC133725174 gene encoding centromere protein C isoform X4 translates to MSRSSDPVDPLLGFTLFPKAKFSSDPSKPYDFDHDLQAINLHLKSTTASLSGLKDQAKNILSGSSAIPQSDMSQALKHLNRVVPANDVDNHRERRPALGLKRARFSLKPNSSQPDITLGPTFDSKKYKDPDEYFTFYERNENAKRELEKQMGGAVFDGDMQNPSPITRARRPGIPRRSVKYKHRISSLYNEIVENAISTQETFETSILSPLNHNSQTESHEKVALAEMDLAGSKVKEDNKWNNDILDGLLSQPTEDLEGDGAFRLLKESLYIKNFELEDICLPEFPDTKKADLKSSRKTLPNPRPVKPSQGAEGSIHLASPTPPKSPLASLSLLSKRSLVSIPSNDPFSAFDIDQFPVTNPSSVENRNKQSDRIDIAEQKMISDTLMSPLIKQSDKIEGAKTGSCEVTVKEFTNAVKRSKRNSLSKLGVGYDVDMEEEIGGSKVTSETLSMPEDDTDTWANGVDNSDKIQVEDKLQEPGPEVNVADSTLEKLKGAHSQVADDVIDSDEIQEEDKVQEAMPEHNEQDKLQDAVACAEHGFDAEDSTVEDLNDAPSQLDQLHSAPVEEQSRDSFSRNPDFGLEKQNEMMQKHMGVSLNKPIEANSRPRRKQKKKEVSKRQSLAGHGTSMKSGVRRSTRIRTRPLEYWKGERLLFGRIHNSLPTVIGMKYASPGKGEGKASLKVKSFVSDKHKVLVDLVSLH
- the LOC133725174 gene encoding centromere protein C isoform X3, whose product is MSRSSDPVDPLLGFTLFPKAKFSSDPSKPYDFDHDLQAINLHLKSTTASLSGLKDQAKNILSGSSAIPQSDMSQALKHLNRVVPANDVDNHRERRPALGLKRARFSLKPNSSQPDITLGPTFDSKKYKDPDEYFTFYERNENAKRELEKQMGGAVFDGDMQNPSPITRARRPGIPRRSVKYKHRISSLYNEIVENAISTQETFETSILSPLNHNSQTESHEKVALAEMDLAGSKVKEDNKWNNDILDGLLSQPTEDLEGDGAFRLLKESLYIKNFELEDICLPEFPDTKKADLKSSRKTLPNPRPVKPSQGAEGSIHLASPTPPKSPLASLSLLSKRSLVSIPSNDPFSAFDIDQFPVTNPSSVENRNKQSDRIDIAEQKMISDTLMSPLIKQSDKIEGAKTGSCEVTVKEFTNAVKRSKRNSLSKLGVGYDVDMEEEIGGSKVTSETLSMPEDDTDTWANGVDNSDKIQVEDKLQEPGPEVNVADSTLEKLKGAHSQVADDVIDSDEIQEEDKVQEAMPEHNVEQDKLQDAVACAEHGFDAEDSTVEDLNDAPSQLDQLHSAPVEEQSRDSFSRNPDFGLEKQNEMMQKHMGVSLNKPIEANSRPRRKQKKKEVSKRQSLAGHGTSMKSGVRRSTRIRTRPLEYWKGERLLFGRIHNSLPTVIGMKYASPGKGEGKASLKVKSFVSDKHKVLVDLVSLH
- the LOC133725174 gene encoding centromere protein C isoform X5 produces the protein MSRSSDPVDPLLGFTLFPKAKFSSDPSKPYDFDHDLQAINLHLKSTTASLSGLKDQAKNILSGSSAIPQSDMSQALKHLNRVVPANDVDNHRERRPALGLKRARFSLKPNSSQPDITLGPTFDSKKYKDPDEYFTFYERNENAKRELEKQMGGAVFDGDMQNPSPITRARRPGIPRRSVKYKHRISSLYNEIVENAISTQETFETSILSPLNHNSQTESHEKVALAEMDLAGSKVKEDNKWNNDILDGLLSQPTEDLEGDGAFRLLKESLYIKNFELEDICLPEFPDTKKADLKSSRKTLPNPRPVKPSQGAEGSIHLASPTPPKSPLASLSLLSKRSLVSIPSNDPFSAFDIDQFPVTNPSSVENRNKQSDRIDIAEQKMISDTLMSPLIKQSDKIEGAKTGSCEVTVKEFTNAVKRSKRNSLSKLGVGYDVDMEEEIGGSKVTSETLSMPEDDTDTWANGVDNSDKVEDKLQEPGPEVNVADSTLEKLKGAHSQVADDVIDSDEIQEEDKVQEAMPEHNVEQDKLQDAVACAEHGFDAEDSTVEDLNDAPSQLADQLHSAPVEEQSRDSFSRNPDFGLEKQNEMMQKHMGVSLNKPIEANSRPRRKQKKKEVSKRQSLAGHGTSMKSGVRRSTRIRTRPLEYWKGERLLFGRIHNSLPTVIGMKYASPGKGEGKASLKVKSFVSDKHKVLVDLVSLH
- the LOC133725174 gene encoding centromere protein C isoform X7, which codes for MSRSSDPVDPLLGFTLFPKAKFSSDPSKPYDFDHDLQAINLHLKSTTASLSGLKDQAKNILSGSSAIPQSDMSQALKHLNRVVPANDVDNHRERRPALGLKRARFSLKPNSSQPDITLGPTFDSKKYKDPDEYFTFYERNENAKRELEKQMGGAVFDGDMQNPSPITRARRPGIPRRSVKYKHRISSLYNEIVENAISTQETFETSILSPLNHNSQTESHEKVALAEMDLAGSKVKEDNKWNNDILDGLLSQPTEDLEGDGAFRLLKESLYIKNFELEDICLPEFPDTKKADLKSSRKTLPNPRPVKPSQGAEGSIHLASPTPPKSPLASLSLLKQKMISDTLMSPLIKQSDKIEGAKTGSCEVTVKEFTNAVKRSKRNSLSKLGVGYDVDMEEEIGGSKVTSETLSMPEDDTDTWANGVDNSDKIQVEDKLQEPGPEVNVADSTLEKLKGAHSQVADDVIDSDEIQEEDKVQEAMPEHNVEQDKLQDAVACAEHGFDAEDSTVEDLNDAPSQLADQLHSAPVEEQSRDSFSRNPDFGLEKQNEMMQKHMGVSLNKPIEANSRPRRKQKKKEVSKRQSLAGHGTSMKSGVRRSTRIRTRPLEYWKGERLLFGRIHNSLPTVIGMKYASPGKGEGKASLKVKSFVSDKHKVLVDLVSLH
- the LOC133725174 gene encoding centromere protein C isoform X1, producing MSRSSDPVDPLLGFTLFPKAKFSSDPSKPYDFDHDLQAINLHLKSTTASLSGLKDQAKNILSGSSAIPQSDMSQALKHLNRVVPANDVDNHRERRPALGLKRARFSLKPNSSQPDITLGPTFDSKKYKDPDEYFTFYERNENAKRELEKQMGGAVFDGDMQNPSPITRARRPGIPRRSVKYKHRISSLYNEIVENAISTQETFETSILSPLNHNSQTESHEKVALAEMDLAGSKVKEDNKWNNDILDGLLSQPTEDLEGDGAFRLLKESLYIKNFELEDICLPEFPDTKKADLKSSRKTLPNPRPVKPSQGAEGSIHLASPTPPKSPLASLSLLSKRSLVSIPSNDPFSAFDIDQFPVTNPSSVENRNKQSDRIDIAEQKMISDTLMSPLIKQSDKIEGAKTGSCEVTVKEFTNAVKRSKRNSLSKLGVGYDVDMEEEIGGSKVTSETLSMPEDDTDTWANGVDNSDKIQVEDKLQEPGPEVNVADSTLEKLKGAHSQVADDVIDSDEIQEEDKVQEAMPEHNVEQDKLQDAVACAEHGFDAEDSTVEDLNDAPSQLADQLHSAPVEEQSRDSFSRNPDFGLEKQNEMMQKHMGVSLNKPIEANSRPRRKQKKKEVSKRQSLAGHGTSMKSGVRRSTRIRTRPLEYWKGERLLFGRIHNSLPTVIGMKYASPGKGEGKASLKVKSFVSDKHKVLVDLVSLH